From Apium graveolens cultivar Ventura chromosome 9, ASM990537v1, whole genome shotgun sequence, the proteins below share one genomic window:
- the LOC141685074 gene encoding uncharacterized protein LOC141685074, with protein MEIKLASKRKLGFVDGSVTKSTTDETEAAQWETCNNMVISWIHNNISDAVKMSILLINYASEVWKQLERRFILTNGSRKYKFIKDLFSLKQNEFSIAIYYTAMSSMTVLPRVTVVSEEITALLKAIDIMKEESHLFQFLNGLNEVSGAQRSQLLMMSPLPAVEGACASLQQEDSQRDALLLSGGSENEMAVMYSKGPHEKSSVNVCIACGVKWHSSAKCWTVHGYPRWHYKHNRAGSKNNANGGKWSGEKIKISKCGSSNWRG; from the coding sequence ATGGAGATAAAGCTGGCGTCCAAGAGGAAATTGGGGTTTGTTGATGGATCTGTGACAAAGAGCACGACTGATGAGACAGAGGCAGCTCAATGGGAGACATGTAATAACATGGTAATCTCCTGGATTCATAACAATATCTCTGATGCTGTCAAAATGTCCATTTTGTTAATTAACTATGCTAGTGAAGTATGGAAACAGCTTGAGCGTAGATTTATATTAACAAATGGGTCAAGAAAATATAAGTTCATTAAAGATTTGTTTAGTTTGAAGCAAAATGAATTTTCAATAGCCATTTATTATACTGCCATGAGTAGTATGACTGTGTTGCCTCGAGTAACTGTTGTGAGTGAAGAAATAACTGCACTATTAAAAGCAATCGACATTATGAAGGAAGAGTCCCATTTATTTCAGTTTCTAAACGGTCTCAACGAGGTGTCTGGAGCTCAGAGGAGCCAGTTGTTGATGATGTCCCCTCTACCCGCAGTGGAGGGAGCTTGTGCTTCTCTGCAACAAGAGGATTCACAAAGAGATGCCCTGCTCCTGTCTGGTGGGTCTGAGAACGAGATGGCTGTTATGTACAGTAAGGGACCTCATGAGAAAAGTAGTGTCAATGTGTGTATTGCGTGTGGTGTGAAGTGGCACTCGTCTGCAAAATGTTGGACTGTACATGGATACCCAAGGTGGCATTACAAACATAATAGAGCTGGCTCCAAAAATAATGCAAATGGAGGAAAATGGAGTGGTGAGAAGATAAAAATAAGCAAATGTGGCTCAAGCAACTGGAGGGGCTAA